The Siansivirga zeaxanthinifaciens CC-SAMT-1 region TCGAAGTACAAATGAAACCCAACTTTGGTCCCTACATCCCTAATCCGGTGCGTACGGCTAAAGACGTGCAAAACGTAATTGTACCCGACGTAAAAGATGCTTTAAACTATGTTTACCAAGCCATTAAAGCAACCAAAGAACTTTTAAACGACGACATACCGTTAATTGGCTTTGCAGGCTCACCATGGACCATTTTATGCTACGTAGTACAAGGCCAAGGCAGCAAAACCTTCGATAAAGCCAAAGAATTTTGTTTTACAAACCCAGTGGCGGCGCATCAATTACTTCAAAAAATTACCGATACAACCATCGCTTATTTAAAAGAAAAAGTAAAAGCTGGTGTTAACGCCGTTCAAATTTTCGATTCTTGGGGCGGTATGCTTTCGCCGGTCGATTATCAAGAATTTTCATGGCAATATATCAATCAAATTATCGAAGCATTAAAAGACGATGCACCCGTTATTGCCTTTGGTAAAGGCTGCTGGTTCGCACTTGGCGAAATGGCAAAAAGTAACGCATCGGCTTTGGGTATCGACTGGACTTGCTCTGCGCGTAACGCCCGTTATTTAACCGGCGGAAACATTACTTTACAAGGTAATTTCGACCCGTCGCGTTTACTTTCGCCACCAGCCGAAATAAAGAAAATGGTTCACCAAATGATTAACGAATTTGGTAAAGACAAATACATAGTTAATCTGGGGCACGGCATTTTGCCAAACATCCCTCTAGACAACGCTAAAGCATTCATCGATGCTGTAAAAGAATACGAAGCGTAAAATTTGGGCGTTACCTACTTTTTTAAGTAACATCTTAGCTTAACTAGCTACTAATAGGTTTAAAAAAGTAGGTCGCGTTTTCTCTACTCGCTCCCTCCTTAGGTCGGGGAGCTCAAACAGGCCGTTCAACCGCTAACGCGAAACCAACAACATGGTTAAAAACATTGTTTTAGGAATAAAAGCATATTTTGGAGCCTTTAGTTTAATTTCAAAACTAAAACTCTGGAAATACTTTGCCATACCTATACTTATTAGTGTGTTTTTTGCCATTGTGGTTACCCTATCGGTGTATGGCTTATCCGATAATATTGGCGCCTTCTTTTCTAAAGTATGGATCTGGAATTGGGGAAAAGAAACCTTTACAGCCATTAGCAACCTTATTGGCGGTCTTATTATACTTATTTTGGGGCTTATTTTATACAAACACATAGTTATGGCGCTGTCGGCGCCGTTTATGAGTCCGGTTTCAGAAAACATTGAAACCTATTTAGTAGGCGAAAAAGACATACATAGAGACACCACATTTTCACAACAATTGTGGCGAGGCATTCGTATAAATGTTCGAAATTTATTCATGGAATTGCTTTTAACCATACCCATTTTAATGCTGGGCTTTGTTCCTGTTTTAGGACTCATATCGACCGTTTTATTATTTTTAGTTCAAGCCTACTATGCTGGTTTTGGTAACATGGATTACACCCTAGAACGGCATTTTAATTACAGCGAAAGCATTAAATTTGTTAGTAAAAACCGAGGGCTTAGCATCGGTCTAGGTAGCGTATTTATCCTGTTTCTGTTTATTCCGGTTATAGGTGTTATATTAGTACTTCCTTTATCGGTAACGGCTGCAACAATTAAAACCGTCGAAGCACTTCAATTAAAACAATAATAAAACCATGAGCGAAAAGAATCTTTTATCACCATTTCAAAAATTTGTAAAAATCGAAAGTTTTAGTGGTATTCTATTATTCTTTGCCACGGTTATAGCCCTTATTTGGGCCAATTCCCCATGGTCTGAAAGCTACACAACACTCTGGCAATACAAATTCGGCTTTTCGGTACCTAGTTTCGAATTAAACAAACCGCTTATTCTATGGATTAACGATGGCCTCATGGCTATTTTCTTCTTTTTAATTGGGTTAGAAATAAAACGTGAATTTCTTATTGGCGAATTAAATTCAGCAAAAAAAATAGCCTTCCCCTTAGTTGGTGCTTTGGGAGGTATGATTATACCTGTTGGGTTGTTTATACTACTTAACAATAACCCAGAAACTTTTAAAGGTTGGGGCATCCCAATGGCTACCGACATTGCATTCTCGTTGGCTATTTTAAAAGTTTTAGGTAATAAAGTGCCTTTAAGTCTTAAAGTGTTTTTAACCGCATTCGCGATAGTAGACGATTTGGGGGCCGTTATTGTTATTGCTCTGTTTTATAGTGGTACCATTAAAATGAGTTTGTTACTAATAGCCTTCGTGCTTTTAGCCATACTTTATTTTTTATCGTTTAGAGGGTTTTATTCTAAATTCTTAATGATTGTATTAGGCATAATTATTTGGACCTTGTTTTTAAAATCGGGCATACATCCAACTTTGGCGGGTATTTTATTGGCTTTTTCGGTACCTATTCAGCAAAAAATTAGAACCACCGAATTTGTTCAAAATTTAGAAGAAATAACCAATAACATTAAAAAAGCATCGGTATTAAACAAACCTATTTTGTCAAGAGAACAAATTCAGGAAATAGACGATTTAGAAGCCTGGACGCACAAATTTCAATCGCCACTACAACATTTAGAGCACAATTTACACGACTGGGTAGCTTACTTTATAATTCCCATTTTCGCATTAGCTAACGCTGGTGTGGTTATAGATAGCTCTATTTCTTTAGAAACGGCACTAGCAACCAATATTATTATTTGTTTGGTTTTAGGAAAAAGCATTGGTATTTCGGCCATCGTGTTATTTGCTAAAAAAATGAAGCTAATTGAAATTCCAAAAGACATTACTAATTGGCACATTATAGGTGTATCGTTTTTAGCTGGTATAGGGTTTACTATGGCAATATTTATCGATAGCTTAGCTTTTGCTGGTAATGATTATTATATCGATTCTGCCAAAATAGGCATCTTAATTGGCTCTATTGTTGCCGCCATAATTGGTTATTTTATTTTAAAATTGAAAAAATAATAATGAAAGACACATTTTATCAATACATACAAACTTTACAAGACGCCATCACTTCAAAATTAGAAGAAGTCGATGGTAAAGCACGCTTTAAAGAAGACCTTTGGGAACGCCCTGAAGGCGGTGGCGGTCGCACCCGTGTTATAGAAAACGGAAATGTGTTTGAAAAAGGTGGGGTAAACATTTCTGGTGTGCACGGTAAATTACCAGAGAGTATGCAAGCCTATTTTGGTGTAACAGATGCTAATTTTTTTGCCTGTGGTTTAAGTTTGGTTTTACACCCTAAAAACCCTATGGTTCCTACGGTTCATGCTAATTGGCGTTATTTTGAAATGTATAATCAAGATGGCGAAATTGTAGACCAATGGTTTGGTGGCGGACAAGATTTAACACCTTATTATTTGTTTGAAGAAGATGCCATTCATTTTCACCAAACCTGTAAAACAGCTTGCGACAATCATAATCCAGAGTTTTATGAAACCTATAAAAAGCGATGCGACGAATATTTTTATAATACCCATCGTAACGAATCTAGAGGCGTAGGTGGTTTGTTTTTCGATTATTGCAAAACCACAGACCAAATGAGCATGGAAAACTGGTACAATTTTGTTACCGAAGTAGGTAATAGTTTTCTAGAAGCATATGTTCCAATTGTAGAGAAACGCAAAAATTTACCTTACTCCAAAGCACAACGCGATTGGCAGGAAATAAGACGAGGGCGTTACGTTGAGTTTAATTTAGTTCACGATAAAGGCACCTTATTTGGTTTAAAAACCAACGGGCGTATAGAAAGTATTTTAATGAGTTTGCCACCGCACGTTCAGTGGGTTTACGACCACAATCCAGAGCCTGGAAGCGAAGAAGAAACACTTTTAAATGTTTTAAAAAATCCTAAAAACTGGGTGTAATGAATTGTTACTGCGGAAGTTTAAAACCCTATAAAAACTGCTGTGAAATTGCTCATAACCAACTAGCCCAGGTTAAAACAGCCGAACAACTTATGCGCTCCAGATACAGTGCTTTTGTTTTAGCAAATGGCGATTATTTAATGGAAAGCCACCACAGTAGCACCAGGCCAATAAAAGAGAAAAAAGCCATTACCAATTGGGCAAAATCGGTGCAATGGATAAAACTTGAGGTTTTAGAAACATCAAAAGGTAAAGAACAAGATAACGAAGGTACAGTTACATTTAATGCGTATTTTTATGAAAACGGAAACGTAGAGGTTATCCATGAAAAATCAGCATTTATAAAAGAAAATAATACCTGGAAATATTTAGGTTACAGTAAA contains the following coding sequences:
- a CDS encoding YchJ family protein encodes the protein MNCYCGSLKPYKNCCEIAHNQLAQVKTAEQLMRSRYSAFVLANGDYLMESHHSSTRPIKEKKAITNWAKSVQWIKLEVLETSKGKEQDNEGTVTFNAYFYENGNVEVIHEKSAFIKENNTWKYLGYSK
- the nhaA gene encoding Na+/H+ antiporter NhaA: MSEKNLLSPFQKFVKIESFSGILLFFATVIALIWANSPWSESYTTLWQYKFGFSVPSFELNKPLILWINDGLMAIFFFLIGLEIKREFLIGELNSAKKIAFPLVGALGGMIIPVGLFILLNNNPETFKGWGIPMATDIAFSLAILKVLGNKVPLSLKVFLTAFAIVDDLGAVIVIALFYSGTIKMSLLLIAFVLLAILYFLSFRGFYSKFLMIVLGIIIWTLFLKSGIHPTLAGILLAFSVPIQQKIRTTEFVQNLEEITNNIKKASVLNKPILSREQIQEIDDLEAWTHKFQSPLQHLEHNLHDWVAYFIIPIFALANAGVVIDSSISLETALATNIIICLVLGKSIGISAIVLFAKKMKLIEIPKDITNWHIIGVSFLAGIGFTMAIFIDSLAFAGNDYYIDSAKIGILIGSIVAAIIGYFILKLKK
- a CDS encoding EI24 domain-containing protein, with the protein product MVKNIVLGIKAYFGAFSLISKLKLWKYFAIPILISVFFAIVVTLSVYGLSDNIGAFFSKVWIWNWGKETFTAISNLIGGLIILILGLILYKHIVMALSAPFMSPVSENIETYLVGEKDIHRDTTFSQQLWRGIRINVRNLFMELLLTIPILMLGFVPVLGLISTVLLFLVQAYYAGFGNMDYTLERHFNYSESIKFVSKNRGLSIGLGSVFILFLFIPVIGVILVLPLSVTAATIKTVEALQLKQ
- the hemF gene encoding oxygen-dependent coproporphyrinogen oxidase; the encoded protein is MKDTFYQYIQTLQDAITSKLEEVDGKARFKEDLWERPEGGGGRTRVIENGNVFEKGGVNISGVHGKLPESMQAYFGVTDANFFACGLSLVLHPKNPMVPTVHANWRYFEMYNQDGEIVDQWFGGGQDLTPYYLFEEDAIHFHQTCKTACDNHNPEFYETYKKRCDEYFYNTHRNESRGVGGLFFDYCKTTDQMSMENWYNFVTEVGNSFLEAYVPIVEKRKNLPYSKAQRDWQEIRRGRYVEFNLVHDKGTLFGLKTNGRIESILMSLPPHVQWVYDHNPEPGSEEETLLNVLKNPKNWV
- the hemE gene encoding uroporphyrinogen decarboxylase; amino-acid sequence: MIKNDLFLRALKGETLNRPPVWMMRQAGRYLPEFIALREKYDFFTRCQKPELASEITVQPIRRYGMDAAILFSDILVIPQAMNIEVQMKPNFGPYIPNPVRTAKDVQNVIVPDVKDALNYVYQAIKATKELLNDDIPLIGFAGSPWTILCYVVQGQGSKTFDKAKEFCFTNPVAAHQLLQKITDTTIAYLKEKVKAGVNAVQIFDSWGGMLSPVDYQEFSWQYINQIIEALKDDAPVIAFGKGCWFALGEMAKSNASALGIDWTCSARNARYLTGGNITLQGNFDPSRLLSPPAEIKKMVHQMINEFGKDKYIVNLGHGILPNIPLDNAKAFIDAVKEYEA